The genomic interval AAGCGGCGGCGGCCTTCAACCAGGCGCTCGCCCTCGTCACGAACGCCGCAGAACGAGAGCACCTCGCCAGGCGTCTCGGCGCGATGCGGCTCGGCTGAGCGCCCGGGGCGCTCGCTACCGGCGCACCCGGGAGATCGCTCGAGCGAGCATGGCGGCCACGTCGCCTGCCACATGTCTTCCGGCGGACACCACGGGGCGCCCTCCGACGACGACCTCCGTGACGTCGCTCGGCGCCGCCGCGAACACGACATGGTCCACGAGATCGGAATCTGCGGCACCCGCCAGTCGGATCGAGCCCTCGACGTCGAGCGCCACGAAGTCGGC from Acidimicrobiia bacterium carries:
- a CDS encoding formimidoylglutamate deiminase encodes the protein ADFVALDVEGSIRLAGAADSDLVDHVVFAAAPSDVTEVVVGGRPVVSAGRHVAGDVAAMLARAISRVRR